A stretch of the Kroppenstedtia eburnea genome encodes the following:
- a CDS encoding LacI family DNA-binding transcriptional regulator — MNKPTMKDVARLSGVSTATVSRVLNKSGAVREEMKRRVAAAMEELGYKPNGVARSLRKNQTKTIGVIIPDISNPYFMKASKGIEDILYPKGYHLIFCSSDENPRKEQNLLTLLSEKRVDAIVVATAGGNEDFIRYLHSSGIPIMLIDRKIEGGGLDLIAEDNFQGAYRLTKKVLDQGHRRIGIVNGLLGVSTGKDRKAGFEKAIGEYGIDQDPQLVFDGSFTEESGRRAAARFMQLADRPTAIVCLNNLMASGVLLQLNQQGVDIRDIVVASYGSIEMAPLVAPHDSLITVKQYPYDMGNRAAQILLARLQKEGEEPREEILETGLD; from the coding sequence ATGAATAAGCCCACGATGAAAGATGTCGCCCGATTATCCGGTGTCTCTACTGCGACGGTCTCACGGGTGTTGAACAAAAGCGGTGCAGTCCGTGAGGAGATGAAAAGACGGGTTGCCGCGGCCATGGAGGAACTGGGTTACAAACCGAACGGAGTGGCGCGAAGCCTGAGAAAAAACCAGACAAAAACGATCGGGGTGATTATACCGGATATCTCCAACCCCTACTTTATGAAAGCTTCCAAGGGAATCGAAGATATTCTTTATCCGAAGGGGTACCACCTCATTTTTTGCAGTAGCGATGAAAATCCCCGAAAGGAGCAGAACCTATTGACCCTACTGTCTGAAAAACGTGTCGATGCGATCGTCGTGGCTACAGCGGGGGGTAATGAGGATTTCATTCGTTATCTTCACTCTTCCGGAATTCCGATCATGCTGATCGATCGAAAGATCGAAGGGGGTGGGCTTGATCTCATAGCAGAGGACAACTTTCAGGGTGCCTATCGGCTAACCAAAAAAGTCCTGGATCAAGGACACAGGCGAATCGGTATTGTGAATGGCTTGTTGGGGGTGAGTACTGGGAAGGATCGAAAAGCGGGATTTGAAAAGGCGATCGGAGAATACGGGATCGATCAAGATCCGCAGCTCGTTTTCGATGGATCCTTTACAGAGGAGAGTGGTAGAAGAGCGGCCGCACGGTTTATGCAATTAGCCGACAGGCCCACCGCCATCGTTTGCCTCAACAACCTGATGGCCTCCGGTGTTCTACTCCAATTGAATCAACAGGGAGTTGATATTCGCGATATTGTTGTCGCCTCTTACGGGTCCATCGAGATGGCGCCCCTGGTGGCGCCCCATGATAGCCTGATCACGGTTAAGCAATATCCCTACGATATGGGGAATCGGGCGGCACAGATCCTGCTGGCCCGGCTGCAGAAAGAGGGGGAAGAACCGCGGGAGGAGATACTGGAAACCGGATTGGACTAA
- a CDS encoding dihydrolipoamide acetyltransferase family protein has protein sequence MATDITMPQLGESVTEGTITKWLKQPGDSVAKYEPLCEVATDKVNAEVPATMSGTVTEIVTEEGKTVEVGEIICRIQEEGKEEATAPAPETEKKPEAAPSAADEDDKSMKRRYSPAVIRLAQENDIDLEQVKGTGKGGRITRKDLLQLIESGQTGAAQPRKEPVEPGTAPAPETARAAAAPSPAVESKPAASLEPGDQEIPLTSVRKTIAQRMVASKHEAPHAWTMVQADVTGLVKLRQKMKEEFKKREGLSLTYLPFFIKAVVDSLKEFPHLNSTWGGDRIILKKRINISIAVATEDALYVPVIHDADEKSILGLAKAIHQLAEKTRAGKLTMDDLSGGTFTVNNTGSFGSIASQPIINHPQAAIISMESIVKQPVIKDDMIAVRDLVNLCLSLDHRILDGLMAGRFLQRVKERLESYGPDTQI, from the coding sequence ATGGCGACCGATATTACGATGCCCCAGCTGGGGGAGAGCGTGACGGAAGGGACCATCACCAAGTGGTTGAAGCAACCCGGGGATTCCGTCGCCAAATATGAGCCCCTCTGTGAGGTGGCCACGGACAAAGTGAATGCGGAAGTCCCCGCCACCATGAGCGGAACAGTGACGGAGATCGTCACCGAAGAAGGGAAGACGGTGGAGGTCGGGGAGATCATCTGCCGGATCCAGGAAGAAGGAAAAGAAGAGGCGACCGCCCCCGCTCCGGAAACGGAGAAAAAACCGGAAGCGGCACCATCTGCGGCAGACGAAGATGACAAATCGATGAAACGCCGCTATTCCCCGGCGGTGATCCGTCTCGCCCAGGAGAACGACATCGACCTGGAGCAGGTGAAGGGGACCGGAAAGGGCGGCCGCATCACACGCAAGGATCTGCTGCAGCTGATCGAATCGGGACAGACCGGTGCCGCCCAGCCCCGCAAGGAACCCGTGGAACCGGGGACTGCACCGGCACCGGAGACCGCCCGGGCCGCGGCCGCCCCTTCTCCCGCTGTGGAGTCCAAACCTGCCGCCAGCTTGGAGCCCGGAGATCAGGAGATCCCCCTCACCAGCGTGCGCAAAACCATCGCCCAGCGCATGGTGGCCAGCAAGCATGAAGCTCCCCACGCCTGGACGATGGTGCAGGCGGATGTGACCGGCCTGGTCAAACTGCGGCAAAAGATGAAGGAGGAGTTTAAAAAGAGGGAAGGACTCTCTTTGACCTACCTGCCCTTCTTTATCAAGGCAGTGGTGGATTCCCTGAAGGAGTTCCCCCATCTCAACTCGACCTGGGGCGGGGACCGGATCATTCTGAAAAAGCGGATCAACATCTCCATAGCTGTCGCCACTGAGGATGCCCTCTACGTTCCGGTGATTCACGATGCCGACGAGAAAAGCATCCTCGGCCTGGCCAAGGCGATCCACCAACTGGCGGAGAAGACCCGGGCCGGCAAGCTGACCATGGATGATCTGTCCGGCGGCACCTTCACCGTCAACAACACCGGCTCCTTCGGCTCCATCGCCTCCCAGCCGATCATCAACCATCCCCAGGCGGCGATCATCTCCATGGAGTCGATTGTGAAACAGCCGGTCATCAAGGACGACATGATCGCCGTCCGCGATCTGGTCAACCTCTGCCTCTCCCTCGACCACCGCATCCTGGACGGCCTGATGGCGGGCCGCTTCCTCCAGCGGGTGAAAGAACGCCTGGAGTCTTATGGCCCCGATACACAGATTTAG
- a CDS encoding thiamine pyrophosphate-dependent dehydrogenase E1 component subunit alpha, translating into MGNEGHKELGLSDDQVLEMYRMMLLARKVDERMWLLNRAGKIPFVISCQGQEAIQVGAAFALDREKDWLCPYYRDLGMMLAFGQSARDQMLSAFAKAEDPNSGGRQMPGHYGDKRFRIVSGSSPVTTQLLHAVGVALAAKMEKKDFVTLTTFGEGSSNQGDFHEGLNFAGVHKLPVIFMCENNKYAISVPVEKQLAGGSVAARGQGYGMPGIEVDGNDPLKVFKVVREAADRARRGEGPTLIEAISYRLVPHSSDDDDRTYRKKEEVEEARKKDPLVQFNQYLQDSGLLDEEKENALNREIAHLVDEATEYAEAAPYPEAEETYTHVYAE; encoded by the coding sequence ATGGGTAACGAGGGACACAAGGAGCTGGGCCTGTCCGACGATCAAGTGTTGGAAATGTATCGCATGATGCTGTTGGCCCGCAAAGTGGACGAGCGGATGTGGTTGTTGAACCGGGCGGGGAAGATTCCCTTTGTCATCTCCTGTCAGGGACAGGAAGCGATCCAGGTGGGGGCGGCCTTCGCCCTGGACAGGGAAAAAGATTGGTTGTGCCCATACTATCGGGATCTGGGAATGATGCTGGCATTCGGCCAATCAGCCCGTGACCAGATGCTGTCCGCATTTGCCAAGGCGGAGGATCCCAACAGCGGGGGCCGGCAGATGCCCGGCCATTACGGGGACAAACGGTTCCGGATCGTTTCCGGCTCCAGCCCCGTCACCACCCAATTGTTGCATGCTGTCGGCGTGGCTTTGGCGGCCAAGATGGAGAAAAAAGATTTTGTGACCTTGACCACCTTTGGGGAAGGGTCCAGCAACCAGGGAGATTTTCACGAAGGACTCAACTTCGCCGGGGTTCACAAACTCCCCGTGATCTTTATGTGTGAAAACAACAAATATGCCATCTCCGTACCGGTGGAAAAACAACTCGCCGGAGGCAGCGTCGCCGCCCGGGGACAGGGGTACGGAATGCCCGGGATTGAGGTGGATGGCAACGATCCATTGAAAGTGTTCAAGGTGGTGCGGGAAGCCGCCGACCGGGCCCGCCGGGGGGAAGGCCCCACCTTGATTGAAGCGATCTCTTACCGACTGGTTCCCCATTCCAGCGATGACGACGATCGGACATACCGGAAGAAGGAAGAAGTGGAGGAAGCCCGCAAAAAGGATCCCTTGGTCCAATTCAATCAGTATTTGCAGGATAGCGGGCTGTTGGACGAAGAGAAAGAGAACGCCCTCAACCGGGAGATCGCCCACCTGGTGGATGAGGCGACGGAATATGCGGAAGCGGCGCCCTACCCCGAGGCGGAAGAGACTTATACTCATGTCTATGCGGAATAG
- a CDS encoding sugar ABC transporter ATP-binding protein, whose translation MGSMKKILKMRGICKSFPGVKALDDVQMDVQSGEVHVLLGENGAGKSTLMKILAGVYRADRGTIEIDGRQVQIRNTKEAKQHRVGIIFQEFNLIPHLTVAENIFLGREPRVLRGMVNIKRLIGDAERVLREMNLHHISPRTLVQDLGVAEQQMVEIAKALSTQSRILILDEPTAALTEQEIETLFDKVRDLKAKGVGVIYISHRFEEFPHIADRVTVMRDGCTVSTLNYSETSDEELIRLMVGRNLQNQWRAQGTPSDGKELLRVTNLSTRSRLREVSLHLNSGEILGIAGLMGSGRTELARAIFGADSISGGDIFIRDKKVVIRSPKQAIDHGICYLSEDRKKNGLALNLSVRENITMADMKAISYKSVINRREESAKVQSYIEQLKIKTPSAEQKVKYLSGGNQQKVVIAKWLHSKSQIFIFDEPTRGIDVGAKTEVYELIRQLARRGKAVMVISSEMPELLGLSDRILVMNEGRLTGTLTREQATQEKIMHYATLGI comes from the coding sequence ATGGGTTCAATGAAGAAAATACTGAAGATGAGAGGAATCTGTAAATCTTTCCCCGGGGTTAAAGCATTGGACGATGTCCAAATGGATGTTCAAAGCGGGGAAGTGCATGTCCTTTTGGGGGAGAACGGGGCGGGGAAGTCCACCCTGATGAAGATTTTGGCTGGCGTGTATCGGGCTGACCGCGGTACGATCGAGATCGATGGCCGTCAGGTCCAGATCCGGAATACAAAAGAGGCCAAGCAGCACAGAGTCGGAATCATTTTTCAGGAGTTTAACCTTATCCCACACCTGACGGTCGCCGAGAACATTTTTTTGGGCAGAGAGCCCCGGGTTCTGCGCGGAATGGTTAATATCAAGCGATTAATCGGCGATGCGGAGAGGGTATTGCGTGAAATGAATTTGCATCATATCTCTCCTCGTACCCTGGTCCAGGATCTGGGTGTGGCAGAGCAGCAGATGGTGGAAATTGCGAAGGCGTTGTCCACCCAATCACGCATCCTGATTCTAGATGAACCGACCGCTGCCTTAACAGAACAAGAGATCGAGACGCTCTTCGACAAAGTTCGCGACTTAAAAGCGAAGGGCGTCGGAGTGATCTATATCTCGCACCGTTTTGAAGAATTTCCCCATATAGCGGACAGGGTTACCGTCATGAGAGATGGTTGCACCGTATCCACTTTAAACTATTCCGAGACCAGTGATGAAGAATTGATTCGTCTGATGGTCGGTAGAAACCTTCAGAACCAATGGAGGGCGCAGGGGACGCCTTCCGACGGAAAAGAGCTACTTCGTGTCACGAATCTGTCTACCCGAAGCCGACTGAGAGAGGTCAGCTTGCACTTGAATTCCGGAGAGATCCTAGGAATTGCGGGCCTGATGGGATCGGGTCGAACAGAGTTGGCTCGAGCCATCTTCGGTGCCGATTCGATTTCGGGCGGAGACATCTTTATCCGGGATAAAAAAGTGGTGATACGTTCTCCCAAACAAGCGATTGATCATGGGATCTGCTACCTGTCTGAAGATCGCAAGAAGAACGGACTCGCCCTCAATCTGTCTGTTCGTGAAAATATTACAATGGCAGATATGAAAGCGATTTCCTACAAGTCTGTCATCAATCGGCGGGAAGAGTCCGCGAAAGTGCAATCTTATATCGAGCAGCTGAAGATCAAGACACCCTCCGCAGAACAAAAGGTAAAATACCTGAGCGGCGGCAACCAGCAGAAAGTGGTCATCGCCAAGTGGCTGCACTCCAAGTCTCAAATATTTATATTTGATGAGCCGACACGCGGCATTGACGTCGGTGCGAAGACTGAGGTGTACGAATTGATCCGGCAACTGGCCCGCAGGGGGAAGGCCGTGATGGTGATCTCTTCGGAAATGCCGGAACTGCTGGGCTTGAGTGATCGGATTCTGGTCATGAACGAAGGGCGCCTGACCGGCACATTGACACGGGAACAGGCTACGCAGGAAAAAATCATGCATTATGCCACCTTGGGAATTTAG
- a CDS encoding alpha-ketoacid dehydrogenase subunit beta encodes MPVISYIDAVTQALREEMQRDERVFVLGEDVGVRGGVFRATAGLIEEFGAERVLDTPLTESAIAGVAIGASVYGMRPVAEMQFADFIMPAVNQIVSEAAKMRYRSNNDWHCPMVVRAPYGGGVHGALYHSQSVESLFAGVPGLKIVTPSTPYDVKGLLKSAIRDEDPVLFFEHKRCYRLIKGEVPEDDYTIPIGKAEVKRKGTDVTVISYGLTLHFALKAAEELEKEGISVHVLDLRTLIPLDKEAILEAVAQTGKVLIIHEDNLTGGFGGEVAAVIAQEAFFELDAPVRRLCGPDVPAMPYSAPLEKEFMLNPEKVTRAIRELAEF; translated from the coding sequence ATGCCGGTGATTTCCTATATCGATGCGGTGACCCAGGCCCTCCGGGAAGAGATGCAACGGGATGAACGGGTGTTTGTGCTGGGGGAGGATGTGGGCGTCCGGGGTGGAGTTTTCCGGGCCACCGCCGGTCTGATCGAAGAATTCGGCGCTGAGCGGGTGTTGGACACTCCCCTGACCGAGTCGGCCATCGCCGGGGTTGCGATCGGGGCTTCCGTCTACGGGATGCGTCCGGTGGCGGAGATGCAGTTTGCCGACTTCATCATGCCGGCGGTCAACCAGATTGTCAGCGAGGCGGCCAAGATGCGCTACCGCTCCAACAATGACTGGCATTGCCCGATGGTGGTGCGGGCCCCGTACGGGGGCGGGGTTCACGGGGCGCTCTATCATTCCCAGAGCGTGGAGAGCCTCTTTGCAGGGGTGCCGGGACTGAAGATCGTCACCCCCTCCACGCCCTATGATGTGAAGGGTCTCCTCAAAAGTGCGATTCGCGATGAGGATCCCGTCCTCTTCTTTGAACATAAACGGTGCTACCGCCTCATTAAAGGGGAGGTGCCGGAAGATGATTACACCATCCCCATCGGCAAGGCGGAAGTGAAACGGAAAGGCACCGATGTGACGGTCATCTCCTACGGGCTCACCCTCCACTTCGCGTTGAAAGCGGCGGAGGAGCTGGAGAAGGAGGGGATCAGTGTCCATGTTCTGGATCTGCGCACCCTGATTCCCCTGGATAAAGAGGCGATCCTGGAAGCCGTGGCCCAAACGGGGAAAGTACTGATCATCCACGAAGACAACCTGACCGGCGGATTTGGCGGGGAAGTGGCGGCGGTGATCGCACAGGAGGCGTTCTTTGAACTGGATGCCCCCGTCCGCCGTCTCTGCGGCCCCGATGTGCCGGCGATGCCTTACAGTGCACCTCTGGAAAAGGAATTTATGCTGAATCCTGAGAAAGTGACCCGGGCCATCCGGGAGTTGGCGGAGTTTTAA
- the lpdA gene encoding dihydrolipoyl dehydrogenase has translation MADNYDLVVLGAGPGGYVAAIRAAQLGMKTAVVEKEKVGGVCLHKGCIPSKSLLRSAELYHEMRKSEEYGIRVGEVRLEMDLVQARKNRVKDQLQKGIKHLLQKNGVTVVEGTGRILGPSIFSPMPGTVSVEKADGSEAEMLVPQHVIIATGSRPRSLPGLEVDGEHVMFSDHALEMESLPRSMVIVGGGVIGVEWASMLNDFGVEVTVVEFADRILPFEDADVSREMTRLLKKRNVKVLTGAKVLPESVRVEEGRVVLQVDKGGEKLPLEAERMLVSVGREPNTEDIGLQNTSIQLEREWIQVNPFMQTAESHIYAIGDVIGGYQLAHVASHEGILAVEHMAGNQPHPLDPTLVPRCTYSRPEVGSIGLSEEEAKEKGYDVKVGKFPFRGVGKSLVFGESDGFIKLVADKKTEDILGVHIIGPHATDLISEAGLAKVLDATPWEITQVIHPHPTLSEVYGEVSMALEGLPIHS, from the coding sequence ATGGCTGATAACTACGACCTCGTCGTCCTGGGGGCAGGCCCCGGCGGCTATGTCGCCGCCATCCGGGCGGCCCAGCTGGGCATGAAGACGGCGGTGGTGGAAAAGGAGAAAGTGGGAGGTGTCTGCCTTCACAAGGGATGTATCCCCAGCAAATCCCTCTTGCGGAGTGCGGAGCTCTACCACGAGATGAGGAAGAGCGAAGAGTACGGGATCCGGGTCGGAGAGGTCCGACTGGAGATGGACCTGGTCCAAGCGCGCAAAAACCGGGTGAAGGATCAGTTGCAAAAGGGGATCAAGCACCTGTTGCAGAAAAACGGGGTGACTGTGGTCGAAGGGACCGGGCGGATTCTGGGTCCCTCCATCTTTTCACCCATGCCGGGAACCGTCTCCGTGGAGAAGGCGGACGGAAGCGAAGCGGAGATGCTGGTGCCCCAGCACGTGATCATCGCCACCGGTTCCCGTCCCCGGTCTCTCCCCGGGCTGGAAGTGGACGGAGAGCATGTGATGTTCTCCGATCATGCCCTGGAGATGGAAAGCCTGCCCCGATCGATGGTGATTGTCGGCGGGGGTGTGATCGGGGTGGAGTGGGCCTCCATGCTGAATGATTTCGGTGTTGAGGTGACCGTGGTCGAGTTTGCCGACCGGATTCTTCCCTTTGAAGATGCCGATGTGAGCCGCGAGATGACCCGTCTGTTGAAAAAACGGAATGTGAAGGTCCTCACCGGGGCCAAGGTCCTGCCGGAGTCGGTCCGGGTGGAGGAAGGGCGGGTGGTGTTACAGGTGGACAAAGGCGGGGAAAAACTGCCTTTGGAAGCCGAACGGATGCTGGTCTCCGTCGGTCGCGAGCCCAATACGGAAGATATCGGGCTGCAAAACACGTCGATTCAACTGGAGAGAGAATGGATCCAGGTGAATCCCTTCATGCAGACGGCAGAATCCCACATCTACGCCATCGGGGATGTCATCGGCGGATATCAGTTGGCCCACGTCGCCTCTCATGAAGGAATCCTGGCAGTGGAACATATGGCGGGTAACCAGCCTCATCCCCTGGACCCCACCCTGGTGCCCCGCTGCACCTACAGCCGCCCGGAGGTGGGCAGTATCGGCTTGTCCGAGGAAGAGGCGAAGGAGAAGGGGTACGACGTGAAAGTGGGGAAATTCCCCTTCCGGGGCGTGGGCAAATCGCTGGTGTTCGGGGAGTCCGACGGGTTTATCAAACTGGTGGCGGACAAGAAGACAGAGGATATCCTGGGGGTTCACATCATCGGTCCCCATGCCACCGACCTGATCTCCGAGGCCGGACTGGCCAAGGTGTTGGATGCCACCCCCTGGGAGATCACCCAGGTGATCCATCCCCATCCAACCTTGTCGGAAGTGTACGGAGAGGTTTCCATGGCTTTGGAAGGGCTGCCGATCCATTCTTAA
- a CDS encoding ABC transporter permease, which translates to MSPLLAEKQKHLTSKDSKGSLLQKMYALLGLILLSGVLSVMSPHFPSFQNILSISLQTAIIAILALGQTYVIISAGIDLSVGSVLALSGVISSQLLVEGVPVLPALIIGIVSGGILGLINGLAITKGNLPPFIVTLGMMGVARGIALVLTNGLPVSGLPDAFTRLGNDRLFYIPIPVLFLIVVAVVGHFVLRRTVFGRYVYAIGSNEEAARLSGIPTALHKTMIYTLCGMFAGLAGVLLSARLISAQPTAGTGYELDAIAAVVIGGASLMGGVGSIGGTVIGAFIMGVLRNGLNLLSVSPFWQQIAIGLVIVLAVYLDQLRRKKD; encoded by the coding sequence ATGAGTCCCTTACTGGCAGAGAAGCAGAAGCACCTTACTTCAAAAGACTCAAAAGGGTCGCTTTTGCAAAAGATGTACGCCCTTTTGGGCCTGATCCTTCTGTCCGGTGTGCTGTCCGTTATGTCTCCCCATTTCCCCAGTTTTCAGAACATACTGTCCATATCGTTGCAGACGGCGATTATTGCCATCCTTGCCTTAGGACAAACCTACGTGATCATTTCGGCGGGGATCGACTTGTCTGTCGGTTCTGTACTGGCGCTATCCGGTGTGATCAGCAGCCAGCTATTGGTTGAGGGGGTTCCGGTTCTCCCTGCGTTGATCATCGGGATCGTCAGCGGCGGAATTCTCGGTCTGATCAACGGTTTGGCCATCACGAAGGGCAACCTGCCCCCTTTTATCGTAACCTTGGGCATGATGGGGGTCGCCCGTGGAATCGCTCTGGTTTTGACCAATGGCCTGCCTGTGTCGGGATTACCGGACGCCTTTACCAGGCTGGGTAACGATCGACTCTTCTATATCCCGATCCCTGTCCTCTTTTTGATCGTCGTGGCCGTGGTCGGGCACTTCGTCCTGCGGCGGACGGTGTTCGGCCGATATGTCTACGCCATCGGAAGCAATGAGGAAGCAGCCCGACTGTCAGGAATTCCGACCGCTTTACACAAGACGATGATCTACACGTTGTGCGGGATGTTTGCCGGACTTGCCGGTGTCCTGTTGTCTGCGCGGCTGATTTCCGCGCAACCGACAGCGGGGACCGGTTATGAGCTGGATGCAATTGCCGCAGTGGTGATCGGGGGTGCCAGCCTGATGGGAGGCGTGGGATCGATCGGCGGAACTGTCATCGGTGCCTTCATTATGGGCGTGTTGAGAAACGGCCTTAACCTGCTTAGCGTCTCTCCCTTCTGGCAACAGATCGCCATCGGTTTGGTGATCGTACTTGCCGTCTATCTGGACCAACTACGGCGGAAAAAGGACTGA
- a CDS encoding Glu/Leu/Phe/Val family dehydrogenase, giving the protein MKIFDYMGKYDYEQLLFCHDEASGLKAIIAIHDTTLGPALGGTRMWTYASEEEAIEDALRLARGMTYKNAAAGLNLGGGKTVIIGDPRKDKNEAMFRAFGRFIQGLNGRYITAEDVGTTVEDMDLIHEETHYVTGISPAFGSSGNPSPVTAYGVYQGMKAAAKEAFGDDSLQGKTVAVQGVGNVAYSLCRYLHDEGAKLVVTDINKDNMERAVRDFGAETVAPDAIYDVDCDIFSPCALGAVINDDTIQRLKCKVVAGSANNQLKTDEHGDILTEKGIVYAPDYVINSGGVINVADELLGYNRERAMKKVEGIYQTISRVFEIAKRDRIPSYKAADRMAEERIATLRRSRSTFLQNERTILNMRVR; this is encoded by the coding sequence GTGAAAATCTTTGATTACATGGGCAAATATGATTACGAACAACTCCTGTTCTGCCATGATGAAGCGTCCGGTCTGAAAGCGATCATCGCCATCCATGACACCACCCTGGGCCCGGCCCTGGGGGGGACGCGGATGTGGACATATGCCTCGGAGGAGGAGGCGATTGAAGACGCACTTCGCCTGGCGCGGGGAATGACCTATAAAAACGCGGCGGCGGGACTCAACCTGGGCGGCGGAAAAACGGTGATCATCGGGGATCCCCGCAAAGATAAAAACGAAGCGATGTTCCGAGCCTTCGGGCGGTTTATCCAAGGATTGAACGGACGGTACATCACTGCCGAAGATGTGGGCACCACGGTGGAGGATATGGATCTGATCCATGAAGAGACCCATTATGTCACCGGAATCTCCCCCGCCTTCGGCTCCAGTGGAAATCCCTCCCCCGTCACGGCCTACGGTGTCTACCAGGGGATGAAAGCGGCGGCCAAAGAGGCCTTCGGAGACGATTCTTTGCAAGGGAAGACGGTGGCGGTGCAGGGTGTGGGAAACGTAGCCTACAGCCTTTGCCGGTATTTGCACGATGAAGGGGCGAAGCTGGTCGTCACCGATATCAACAAGGACAACATGGAGCGGGCGGTCCGGGACTTCGGGGCGGAGACAGTGGCCCCCGATGCGATTTATGATGTGGATTGCGATATTTTCTCCCCTTGCGCTCTGGGTGCCGTGATCAATGATGACACGATTCAGCGCCTGAAATGCAAAGTGGTCGCCGGCTCCGCCAACAATCAGCTGAAAACCGATGAGCACGGGGACATCCTCACGGAAAAGGGGATCGTCTACGCTCCGGATTATGTGATCAACTCCGGTGGTGTCATCAATGTGGCGGATGAGCTGTTGGGTTATAATCGAGAGCGGGCGATGAAAAAAGTGGAGGGTATCTATCAGACGATCAGCCGGGTGTTCGAAATCGCCAAACGGGACCGCATTCCCAGCTACAAAGCTGCGGATCGCATGGCTGAGGAACGGATTGCGACCCTGCGTCGATCCCGCAGCACGTTTTTGCAAAACGAGCGGACGATCCTGAACATGCGGGTTCGCTGA
- a CDS encoding ATP-binding protein: MFSIGSPPTEHIRIFFTKPNLLIIIELGYQKIEDAAAHFLVQILYPNAMKRDPPFSLPINRSGCMWGEIFVDPVLVTAILDRSLHNSVTVNIKGENYRIKEKKKSGVFQG, translated from the coding sequence TTGTTTTCTATAGGAAGCCCACCAACGGAACACATCAGAATATTCTTCACCAAGCCGAATCTCTTGATCATCATCGAACTTGGGTACCAAAAAATAGAGGATGCCGCTGCCCATTTTTTAGTCCAAATCCTGTATCCGAACGCTATGAAAAGAGATCCACCCTTCTCGCTTCCAATAAATCGTTCGGGATGTATGTGGGGCGAGATCTTTGTGGATCCGGTGCTGGTAACGGCTATCCTGGACCGGTCGCTCCATAACTCCGTCACGGTAAACATTAAAGGGGAAAACTACCGGATCAAGGAAAAGAAGAAAAGCGGGGTTTTTCAAGGCTAA
- a CDS encoding ABC transporter substrate-binding protein, with amino-acid sequence MRWMTCILILTVLLAVLTGCSIAGDSNKKQISLIVKSVDSEYWLAVKEGAEKAAKEEGVELVFQGPPTETDINEQLTLVQNAVTRQADAIVLAASDSKALAPAAEQADKVNIPVIAIDSGVESDKIKSFIATDNVQAGEKAADTLAGMIGKKGDVAIINFVPGAATAMDREQGFKKGSNKYPDMKTITTQYSQSDKARALSITTDILTAHPNVSGFFATNNRSALGAAQAIQQKGLKGKVNLVAFDADPDEIAALKKGLIQALVVQDPYKMGYLGVKNAVAATQGKKVKKRIDTGVTVVTKGNLHRERIQKLLNPEKRD; translated from the coding sequence ATGAGATGGATGACGTGTATCCTAATCCTGACCGTTTTGTTGGCAGTGCTTACCGGCTGTTCCATCGCGGGTGACAGTAACAAAAAGCAAATCAGTCTAATTGTGAAGTCGGTCGACTCTGAGTATTGGTTGGCGGTAAAAGAGGGAGCCGAAAAAGCGGCGAAGGAGGAGGGGGTGGAACTGGTCTTTCAGGGCCCCCCGACAGAGACTGATATCAATGAGCAATTGACACTCGTACAAAATGCGGTTACCCGGCAGGCCGATGCCATCGTGCTGGCAGCCAGCGACAGCAAAGCCTTGGCTCCCGCCGCCGAACAGGCGGACAAGGTGAACATCCCGGTGATCGCTATCGACTCTGGCGTCGAGTCAGACAAAATCAAGAGCTTCATCGCGACGGATAATGTTCAAGCGGGTGAAAAAGCAGCCGACACCTTAGCCGGAATGATCGGTAAAAAAGGCGACGTTGCGATTATCAACTTCGTTCCGGGAGCAGCAACGGCCATGGATCGCGAACAAGGATTTAAAAAGGGAAGCAATAAATATCCGGACATGAAGACGATTACCACCCAATACAGCCAGAGTGACAAGGCGCGCGCCCTGTCGATCACCACGGATATCCTGACGGCTCATCCTAATGTCTCCGGTTTTTTCGCGACCAATAACCGCTCGGCTCTAGGCGCTGCACAGGCTATCCAACAAAAAGGGCTGAAAGGCAAGGTCAATCTGGTTGCCTTTGACGCGGATCCGGACGAAATAGCAGCCTTGAAGAAGGGGCTGATTCAAGCACTGGTGGTACAGGATCCGTATAAGATGGGTTATCTGGGAGTGAAAAACGCGGTGGCAGCCACCCAAGGCAAAAAAGTTAAGAAACGCATTGACACTGGCGTCACCGTGGTAACGAAGGGGAACTTGCACCGAGAGCGAATTCAGAAACTCCTCAACCCTGAAAAAAGAGATTAA